The window gactacggtcattgtgaaaaaaatgcagtgcgttcagttttattctgtgagtccCACAGTTTGACtagatgtagtaatttcgccttacgcgacttgtcttatCTTCCAGGTTAACTAGTGTGCAGAACTGCTAGTGCCGTATCCCCCATGTCTGCAGTTTGCACATCCATGCTGTGGCATTATAAGCGTCCACAACACCACAAGACCAAGTCCGCACGGGAAAAAAATCTTGTAATCTGTCGTCACATGGTTCAAAGAAGGATtttccagtgttcaatcgattcTTTCACGCGTCTTTTGAGAGGACATTGATCCTACCCGAGTGGACATCATGCAAATTGTAGGGGTCGAAGGTCGTTCAGTTGAAGTGAAGAGCTTGTCAGTGAGCTGACTTGCGCATTACAGTTCCTAGCACATTGCATTCTGTCGTGATTGATGGGAAATCATTCACGTACCACTCCCAGTGGTCTCTTGTGgtagaaaaaaaagtgtcagTTGTCGGCGAGTATTAGAAAGGTGGTCAGTGGAGAAATGTTGGGGTCGATACCAGATATACGGAAAAGTATAGAGTAGTCATTTCAATGATGGCGTTAGTTTAGAAAGTGACAGGGTTTTTTGTTGGGGAGGGagggtagagagaaagagagagagagagagagagagagagagagagagagagagagagagagagagagagagagagagagagagagagagaaagagagagagagagagagagagagagagagagagagagagagagagagagagaaagacacacagagacagagtatgacagagagagagagagagagagagagagagagagagagagagagagagagagagagatagagagagagaaagacacacagagacagagtatgacaaagagagagattgtgtgagaaagagagagcgagagagagagagagaaagagggagaaaggcagagagagagagagggagagagagagagagagggggagagagagatagatagatagagagagagagagatagatagagagagagagagaggatagagagagagagagagagagagagagagagagagagagagggaaagacagagacagggagacagagacagacatacagacagacagacagactgacagaccgacagatcgacagacacacagacagacagacagagagagacatacccagacacacacaaaccacaccccacaaagggagggggggagaagaAGGTGACTCCCAGATCAAATCAGCCAAtgcttctttctttttaaaccttGTGCCAAATATACCCTGTCTTTTGAACCTTCCTCAACCCTGTGATTTGcatatatctttaattttcaatCAGTGGCAATAGCGTAAGAGTGTCTCCATATAGATCGGTTGTCGTCTTTTTGCACCGTAGATTCTCTGCCCTTGAATTGCTTTTGCTTGACTTATGTTTCTCTCAGTGTTTatctgtcagtttgtctctgcctctttctgtctctgtgcctTGGCCTTTGTCTGTCggtctttgtttatttgtctgtttggtgaatagtgtgtgcgtgtgtgtgtgtgtgtgtgcgcgtgtgtgtgtatgtgtgtgtgtgtatgtgtgtgtgtgtgtgtgtgtgtgtgtgtgtgtgtgtggtgtgtgtgtgtgtatgtgtgtgtgtgtgtgtgtgtgggttgtaaGCTGTTTTCCTCTGTCTCctatgtgtctgtctttttgtttttctgtatgTCTTATTCTCGATTTTCTCTTTCTCGattttctatgtctatgtaattctgcctgtctctttctttgtttttgtctaaCTCTGTTTTTCTGCCTGTCTTTCGGTATGCCTGTATATCTGAAAATATATCTATCTAAAacagcataagacatttatttCATACTTTCGTTCAGAATCAATATCAACATTATTGTTTTCATCGCCAAAATTCTATATATGCTAACAGTATCATATATATCTCCATAGGCCGCAATAAAGTATAATTATATTCAAAACAGCATGAAATACTCTTATGTTTGTGCATgcactgcagaaaaaaaaataatgcgTTTCACCGAAATCTTATTTAAAGCAAAAGTACAAAACAGCCAAACGCCCGTTACACAGGAAAACAGCATACATCAACCCCACAAGCAGCCGCATACCTATAACTCCCTGCATCATTCATCGATACATTGCTATCTGGACAATTTAACATCCAACACTTTTGAGCTCTTACCGTCGGATCGGATTACGGAACTAGATCAAATTAAGTCAGACGTGCATATGGGATCTGGCCTAATTTCCTCTGAGACTGAATGCAAATGCCAAAAGTGGATCAAACGATACAAATGGCGTGTGTACTCATTATCATAATGTCGCGTCTCGGAGGTCATTTCCGAGGTCAGACTGCTTTGAAAGGCGCATACCTTCccgtgaaaaaaataaaatgaaaacatgAACACTCTATTGTGTCGTCCCCCCACTCAGCACAGGAGGCCGACAGGGTTTTGAGTTTTAGTGGGTgcctaagtggagggatggccttatcctgtgtgacttttttctttatttggtgtttaacgtcgttttcaaccgttcaaggttatatcgcgacggagaaaggggggggggggatgggatagagccacttgttaattgtttcttgttcacaaaagcactaatcaaaaaattgctccaggggcttgcaacgtagtacaatatatgaccttactgggagaatgccagtttccagtacaaaggacttaacatttcttacatactgcttgactaaaatctttacaaacattgactatattctatacaagaaacacttaacaagggtaaaaggagaaacagaatccgtttgtcgcctcttacgacatgctggggagcatcgggtaaattcttccccctaacccgcggggggccctGTGTgactgggcagatctgagatagtcaGTCAAACACTTTTCACGGCCAGGACTGCATATCCAGCTTCGTTGGAGGCGtgtgtttttacattaatttagtcaagttttgactaaaagttttaacATGGAcagggaattgagacgagggtggcggtgtatgtgtgtgtgtatgtgtatgtgtgtatgtgtgtgcgtgtagaacgattccgagaaaactactaaaccgatcttcatgaaacttcacatgggagttcctgggtatgatatccccagaggtgttttcctttttttggataactatctttgatgacgtcatatccggcttttagtgacaGTTgaggcgatgactgttttttttggGTTATTGATCTATATCGTTTGTTaacgattgactaaatgtttttatgtcgcttcacgcgacttgtttggggAAAAGGGCGGTTTGAATGgtgttcttctttcttcttcttcttcggctttcatgagctgaaactcctTTGTACGCTCGTGTTTCTTGCATGAGTGGGTCTTTACGTGTATGGCCCGGTGTgtttttaaccccgccattcaggcagccattcgTCGCTTTCGGGAGAAGAATGCaaggtatgttcgtgtttctataacccaccgaactctgacatggattatatgatcttttccgtgcggaCTTGgctttgtgcttgcgtgtacacacgaatgggGGTTAAGGCACTGGcgctggcaggtctgcacatgacATGGGAGATTGAcaacaatctccacccttagcCCACCaggcgcgaccgggattcaaacacTCGACCTTCTGCATGGGAGGCCGGAGTCTTATCCATTAgaccattgcgcccgtcaaaTGGTTTTCAAATCAGATATTGTTCCGGAAAAGAATTAAGAAGTAGATTTAGACATACACAAAGGCAGACGGGCATCATGCTAGCACACCGGAATACGCCCACAATGAAACAGTAAGAACAATTCCTTGAACACTGAACTTGTTATCGTCTTCACGCAACTCTACTTCTGCTGGTCTCGGTTGCTTCATCTGTCGACGGGCGCAAGGGTCTAGTGGATAGGACGTCGGACTCCCAAgcggtgggttaagggtggagatttgtccgatcttccaggtcaacttatgtgcagacctgctggtgccttatcccccttcgtgtgcacacgcacgAAAAATATCGTGTATTATATGTCAGTGTACGGTGGGTTATAGAGACgagaaaataccaagcatgcaccTCCCGaaggcggcgtatggctgccttaatggcaggATTAAAACGGTCATTAACGTACAAACCGTGGGAACGAAGACGAGCTTCATCTGTTATTCCCCCTCTTATTTTTCCCCCACcacactctctctgtgcctgtctctctgtgcctgtctctctgtgcctgtctctctgtatttacacccccggtataggggtgtgtataggtttcggtcgatgtgtttgtttgtttgtttgtttgtttgtgtgtttgtttgtttgtttgtttgtttgtgtgtttgtttgtgttcgcaagtagatctcaagaatgaacggaccgatcgtcaccaaacttggtgaacaggttctatacattcctgagacggtccttacaaaaattgggaccagtcaaacacacggttagggagttattggtggattttggtttttttgggggatcaactacggcataactcttccttatcttctccatgttttcagcgtttacctcccttccttcgtatggtgcactatagtatgaggggggaatcttcggatattcccggcgttctgttactatttttagaaggtcaccgcagtgtccagaacgtaaattggacccgtaaattatcctcactgtaaaagtgcaaaggtcgaatcaatttatagccacgcgaaaaatacactctcatctatctctatatatttatacaatagatatagatatatatatatatatatatatatacggcttctctgtgtgtgtgtgtgtttgagtgtgtctgtagaaaacacctgtgtattgcacagttctgtttgtgatgtggtacctagggcgtcgtcgacaagtatgccttgctcatggcatgcacttttataaatgacctcccagtcacaccgcgtgcggtagttttctgctctgactcgcgctcttcattacaagctctgcatcgaaacacatcaaatcgggcagagctacaaagagaaatcctctttatatgtcaccagttaatctcatccggcacatccgtatcatttctctgggtcccctctcacgtaggggtccggggaaatgaactagcggatgtcgctgccaaagaagcggcagaatctagcccagctgtgacgtctgcttctcgttctagggctgatcagtgtttaactgagacaagtgcaaagaagtaataagaaatttaataattctgtactttcaaaaacatgcacatgatcattcttgcagacatcaatccctttctcttagaatcttcaaatgaaagttttatagattatgatttcgctggtgtgatttcacacacacgtaacaacattgtctttcttcttcttgttgcgtagacgtttgatatcgaagcgcggaacgtacttcttcttctcgttgcaAATGTTTTTCggtttacacaaatgaagacatgaagttaatgttcacaaaatataaagtagtCTACTCATCATGATAAACTCGATCTGGGATGACACTTGGGTacgttggtggttccttccgtggttaccgctgacgttgcccttcccacagtgttcacacgacatcatttacacaagcattgtacacccctgtacacttgcaccttctgcaacacacacgtgcaatatctgttattatcaagtatgatttccatcgatatcattcaatttgtttctctaaaacaacacagaaacaagagttcacagactgacacaaacacatggaaaaatgaacaatacctgtgttttcctgtgaatcaataatgttaaaatgtattagcgtgttttacctgcggttagtggacctttggagatcgcaaaaatgtggaaatccgtccacggaaggtgaaacatatgctggtgcaatctacgtggcttcgttgattgctgccatcttggagtcaatgaaacggtcagagcattgcatcctagcaacctcaactgaatatatgtacagttcatattcacgaattaataccaatgcacgctgttttcttttgctctcttcgtttaaatttctttccatgaagatAAACAAATTCTTGTCTTGTACGCTGGTTTGGACTAatggcgcgagcgttgacgtcatatgtatacagtgtcgtcatgacgtagtctcggtcatttaacctcgttttgtgtacgcaactagtgaagtctcgattaatatgagagagggagtcgatacacGAATTCCATTCGTCACATAACCCCATGGATCAAGATAATTATCCTATTGCAAGTAGATAATTATTCATCGTACGACGCTCTGCTCATATAATCTGTACCGTGGTTGTccttgtctctatctttctcctcTATTGGGATCGCCCAATATCCTTTCGTCAAGTCTAGCTTTGAAAAGTATTTCGCTTTTCCTAAACTTTGAAACAGATGGTCGACATCGGTGATGGGTTCAGCGTCGAACACTACCACGTTGTTCAGAGCTCTCAGATCAAAACAGAAACGGTACTTTCCGTCCTTCTTCTTTATCAGGACGATGGGAGAGTTGTATGGAGAGTTTGCAGGTTCGATGACATGCAACTTCAGCATTTCTTCAATTTCCTTTTCGACAGTTTCTACCATGGCGTGAGGTATGGGTCTGGGTTTCACAAAGACTGGTTTCTTCTCTGTCACTTCAATGGAACATTTTTCCAGGTTCGTCGTCTTTGGCACATCTGTTAGGAACTCTTCAAATTCTTCACAGATCATCTTCGCCTCCTTGACCTTTGCCTCGTCCAATTTCTCGTCGAAATGGATGTTCTTCACATTTTCGGTTCTTTGAGTTTCTAGGAGGGGTAACATCTTCTGAGTGTCATACTTGAAAATGTCATCGTCCATCGTGTTGTCCTCTTCCATGACAACAGCCACGACCTCTTCTCCTCCGTCTTCTTCAtcactttcttcttcgtttgaAGCAGGAACACTCGCTTGGGCAGATGAACTGGGATTGGGAGTGGCGGAACTCAATTCCCGTTCTTGGTACTCCTTGATGAGGTTGATGTGGTAGATCCGTGTTCTTCTGCCAACTTGGATCTTGTAGTCGAATTCATTCAACTTTTCCACAACCTTGTAGGGACCTGACCATGTAAGTTCCAGCTTGTTGTTCTTCACAGGGCGTAGAAGTAGAACCCGTTTTCCGACTTCTAGCGTCCTTGGTTTCGTTTTCTTGTTGAAGAAATGggcttgcttgctggccgcttTCTTCAGGTTCTCACGTGCCACGTTGCACGTTTCTTCTATTCTGTTCCTGAGGTTGACTACATATTCCGCTGTAGTCTTCTGCTCCCCTGAGATTTCTTCTTCGGTCCATGTTTGGCGCAGCACTTGCATGGGTCCTTTGACAGATCTCCCATACAGCAGCTCAAACGGCGAAAATCCCATGCTTTCTTGTGGGGCTTCTCTGTATGCGAACAGGAGGGCGGGGATAAACGTGTCCCATTCCCTCGGTTGATCGATCGCTAActttttcagcatgctcttcagtGTGGAGTTGAACCTTTCGACCAAACCATTCGCTTGAGGGTGAAACGGTGCAGTCATATGGTGTTTGATGCTGAGAAAGTCGTTCACTTCTTTCATCAGGTGGCTGGTGAACTGTGTGCCTTGGTCCGTTATCACTTCATCTGGGATTCCCAATCTAGTCCACATCTCCCAGAGAGCTTCAGCTACGGTGTCTGCTTGGATGTTTTTCAGGGCTACGGCTTCGGGGTATCGGGTAGCGTAGTCAACAGATACCAAGATGTATTGTTTCTTGCTCTCCGACATAGGTTTGACCGGGCCGATGATATCCACCGCAACTCTCTTGAAAACCGAACTGATGGGTGGCATCCTTCCCAGAGGGACTTTCTTTGTCTGACTTTTCGGTGCAgttctttggcatgtgtcacaGGACAAGCAATACCTACGAATGTCTCCTGCACACCCTGGCCACCAGAATTCTGCTCTAATTCTGTCAGATGTTTTTCTTTGACCTAAGTGTCCTGCCATGGGGTGATCGTGACCAAATGAAAGAACTTTGTTCCTGAGTTTCTTCGGAACGATTACTAGTGAACGGTCGTTTCCGTGGCGATCTTTCGTTGTTCTATACaggatttctttcttgtatGAATATCGTATCCCATTGATCCCTTCTGGAGAGTTGGCAAATTGCCTGATGGTCTTCAACGAAGGGTCACTTGCCTGTTCTCTCTTCAGATCAGCTGGCGAATAcagtctttcttcttccttgacTCCCTGTTTGTGACTGCAGCTTGGTTTCTGGGCGTCTTCTGTCGCTTGTGCTCTCGTGGTAACAGCAGCTGCTGTCCCAGGGTACCACGCTGGGTCTCGAACAGGATATGTGGGAGTCAATTTCTTCTCTTTACCTAGTCCATACCATTTACCTATGAGGACAGGGTAAATTGGGTCGTCCATCACCGTTACTTCTGTCTCGGAGTCAAAGTAGGGTGAATCGATGTGCACCACGGCGGTGTGGTACATCTTCTTGGAGTCTTTCTCTGCCAGAGTAGTCTCCTTCATTTTCGCTGAATATGCCTCCTTAGGCACAAACTTCTTGCTGACAATGATACCAGTACATCCAGTGTCTCTCAAAGCGTTGACAATTGTTCCATTCAGCTTCACTGGTACCACTTCGGCACATTTCTTTTCTTTGCAATTTCCGCAAAGTTTTTCTAAGAGGATcggtgtctcaagtgtatcTTTCTTCGATGAAACTGCACCTGCTGTGTCTCTCTTGTTTGGACAAAAACGAGAGACATGCCCTTGCAATttacaaatgaaacaacatccAGATGCtcgcagtttctctctctcggcgTCACTCAACTTTGCCTTTAGAGTTTGATTTGCGGGTTTTGTTGATGGAGCAGctattcttgtttcttcttggggAGAACGACGTTTTTCAGGCTTGACGTACGTCGATGAAGTTTTGACGTTCGATCTAGATTGTTGATATGTGTTGGCTATCATCCCAATCTCTTTGGCGCTCTTAGGGTCTCTATCCCTAATGTGAACGGCGAGGTCAGGCGGAAGGGTGTCCAACACCTGCTCACGGACCAACAAATCTTTGAGATCTTTTACATCTTGGTCGCATTCTGCTAATTCCACCCACTTGTCTAGATACCGTTCTAGCTTCGTGATGTGCTCTTTATACGTGTCAGTGGCGCTTTTCTTGGTTTGGCGAAACTTCTTTCTATAATCTTCGCTAGTGAGTTGGAAGCCCTCATACAAAGCGTGTTTGAGAGTGTCGTAGTCATTAGCGTCTTCCTCGTTCAGCTTTGAGAAGATGACTCTCGCCTTACCCTTCAGAAAGTACACTACACGTGAAGCTTTTGCTGCATCACTCAGGTTACAGTCTCGAGCATAATGCTCGAACTGATGGAACCAGCTCTCGATGTCATCACGGTCGTCTAGAAAAGGAATCTTGggcttgaaaccatcatcttcGCGAATACGTCCTGGCgagttgttgttcctgttgccCTCTTGGTTGGCGTTCTGGATTTTCAACTGTTCCAGTTGGAATTGTCGTTCAGCGTCACGTTCTTGTCGTTCAGCATCACGTTCTTGTCGTTCAGCACGTTCTTGTCGTTCAGCATCACGTTCTCGTTCTTCGCGATCAAGAGTTTGTTGCTTCTCTTTCTGATCAAGAACAAATGCACGCAACTCGGCTCCTTCTAACCCCAACAACTGTCCTTCGGCCATTAGCTGTCTAGTCAACTCTAGCGGATCTACACTTGTGGACTGAGACATATTTACAGGTGACACGTCCGTGCACGCCTGTGGATCAACCTCTTCGTCGTTACGGTTGCTGTCAACTTGAAGAGAGAGATGAACACTCTCTTCTTCGTCAGCAGGAATTGGTAACGAGTCTATCACCTCTTCCCGATCGTTACCGACAGTAAGGGTTTTTCTTCCCTTCTTATCTGTGGTTACTATGGGAAGCGATTTGTCGGCCGGCTGTTTCCGTGCCAACTGGGCTGCGATGGTGGACTTTCTAAAATTATGAGCTGGGGAACTGTCGTCACTCATAAGTCACCTCGCGTATTATTCCAAAACGTACAAAATGTATGTTGCTCAAACACCGTCGAGCTACTAAATTTCGGATCaaattacaaaaagaaacagtCGGGCGGCGCCTTCGTGCACAAAATGCAAGTCCTAGTTTAGCTCTACTTCTACTGTACTTTGAAATAATTCTTCAACGTATGTTACGTTACGTTTCCACACAACCACCCAAAGAGTTATGTTTCCACGTTCTATCGTGAGTCAGTTTACTTCTATCTACTAACGAGAACTTACACTGTAAACTTTATTTGACTCTTTCTGGCGAAAAGATCAATCTTTCACTCGATCGAACGTTGAATATACAAGATGTATCAACTCAACTGTCAATTCGCATCATTTACTGTGTAGATTAATTTACAGCCACTTCTACAGCAAGTAAATACGACTGATATCCACAAGTCGATTATATAGGGCTTCACAGGGAAATACAGGTATTAAATCCTTACCTCTTAGGTACCTGACTCCCACCAACCTCCCGCGTAATTTAGAACAAACTAAGGGGAATGATGGTTCCGATAGTACGTGCAAGAATACTATCACACTGATGAATTGGAACACCACAAATAAAATTGGGAGCTAACAAATCAAAAGTGGTCTCGCTAAATATTGATTTTTTAACGTGTCGTTTCAGCTGACAACACTTCCAGTTTTTATTTTACCGTGTGATAGGGCACACGTTGAGTTATAGATCTGTGATAAGTAATATAACTAaaggtaaataaataaaattatatGATGAGACGATGGCGATGAAGTACGAACATATACAATACAAATCGACATGCAAGAAACCTACAGCAATTTTGAAACGAGAAAAATTTGGAACGGCTGGATCGAAAGTAAAACGTTGATTCAATATCCCGTGACTCGAGCCCCCATtgtgacgtctgcttctcgttctagggctgatcagtgtttaactgagacaagtgcaaagaagtaataagaaattgaataattctgtactttcaaaaacatgcacatgatcattcttgcagacatcaatccctttctcttagaatcttcaaatgaaagttttatagattatgatttcgctggtgtgatttcacacacacgtaacaacattgtctttcttcttcttgttgcgtagacgtttgatatcgaagcgcggaacgtacttcttcttctcgttgcaAATGTTTTTCGGTTTAAACAAATGAAGACATGAAgttaatgttcacaaaatataaagtagtCTACTCATCATGATAAACTCGATCTGGATGACACTTGGGTacgttggtggttccttccgtggttaccgctgacgttgcccttcccacagtgttcacacgacatcatttacacaagcattgtacacccctgtacacttgcaccttctgcaacacacacgtgcaatatctgttattatcaagtatgatttccatcgatatcattcaatttgtttctctaaaacaacacagaaacaagagttcacagactgacacaaacacatggaaaaatgaacaatacctgtgttttcctgtgaatcaataatgttaaaatgtattagcgtgttttacctgcggttagtggacctttggagatcgcaaaaatgtggaaatccgtccacggaaggtgaaacatatgctggtgcaatctacgtggcttcgttgattgctgccatcttggagtcaatgaaacggtcagagcattgcatcctagcaacctcaactgaatatatgtacagttcatattcacgaattaataccaatgcacgctgttttcttttgctctcttcgtttaaatttctttccatgaagatAAACAAATTCTTGTCTTGTACGCTGGTTTGGACTAatggcgcgagcgttgacgtcatatgtatacagtgtcgtcatgacgtagtctcggtcatttaacctcgttttgtgtacgcaactagtgaagtctcgattaatatgagagagggagtcgatacacgaattccattcgtcacaccagctaacactaacatcggctactcagtaaccgagttctacagtaaaatccgtaaactcattcgaagtcagtacgtaacatctctgtcctatcaacccattgatatgaacgatctacaccccgatctcccaacaaacctcctcactatcttcagacgcctccgtgccggcggctgccgcttccatatctttaacaagtcctgccattgtggagaaccctattcatttcaacacattttcgctccatgcgctacaaatagaattacctttaaaaccttatatgaccatatgcagctccatggtctgagtccccaggattatttgcgcagtagcagttctctaggctggtcacacagcttgctgctgtgccgactggtcagggactcggacatggggctgtgggtataactaagcccagattatcacatcagcgtgtttcagtttgaggtcgagtggctcccgccatccctcctgattccagcgactaccctctagacaacatatcctcacccaaggcccactagt of the Littorina saxatilis isolate snail1 linkage group LG14, US_GU_Lsax_2.0, whole genome shotgun sequence genome contains:
- the LOC138946747 gene encoding uncharacterized protein, with the protein product MSDDSSPAHNFRKSTIAAQLARKQPADKSLPIVTTDKKGRKTLTVGNDREEVIDSLPIPADEEESVHLSLQVDSNRNDEEVDPQACTDVSPVNMSQSTSVDPLELTRQLMAEGQLLGLEGAELRAFVLDQKEKQQTLDREERERDAERQERAERQERDAERQERDAERQFQLEQLKIQNANQEGNRNNNSPGRIREDDGFKPKIPFLDDRDDIESWFHQFEHYARDCNLSDAAKASRVVYFLKGKARVIFSKLNEEDANDYDTLKHALYEGFQLTSEDYRKKFRQTKKSATDTYKEHITKLERYLDKWVELAECDQDVKDLKDLLVREQVLDTLPPDLAVHIRDRDPKSAKEIGMIANTYQQSRSNVKTSSTYVKPEKRRSPQEETRIAAPSTKPANQTLKAKLSDAEREKLRASGCCFICKLQGHVSRFCPNKRDTAGAVSSKKDTLETPILLEKLCGNCKEKKCAEVVPVKLNGTIVNALRDTGCTGIIVSKKFVPKEAYSAKMKETTLAEKDSKKMYHTAVVHIDSPYFDSETEVTVMDDPIYPVLIGKWYGLGKEKKLTPTYPVRDPAWYPGTAAAVTTRAQATEDAQKPSCSHKQGVKEEERLYSPADLKREQASDPSLKTIRQFANSPEGINGIRYSYKKEILYRTTKDRHGNDRSLVIVPKKLRNKVLSFGHDHPMAGHLGQRKTSDRIRAEFWWPGCAGDIRRYCLSCDTCQRTAPKSQTKKVPLGRMPPISSVFKRVAVDIIGPVKPMSESKKQYILVSVDYATRYPEAVALKNIQADTVAEALWEMWTRLGIPDEVITDQGTQFTSHLMKEVNDFLSIKHHMTAPFHPQANGLVERFNSTLKSMLKKLAIDQPREWDTFIPALLFAYREAPQESMGFSPFELLYGRSVKGPMQVLRQTWTEEEISGEQKTTAEYVVNLRNRIEETCNVARENLKKAASKQAHFFNKKTKPRTLEVGKRVLLLRPVKNNKLELTWSGPYKVVEKLNEFDYKIQVGRRTRIYHINLIKEYQERELSSATPNPSSSAQASVPASNEEESDEEDGGEEVVAVVMEEDNTMDDDIFKYDTQKMLPLLETQRTENVKNIHFDEKLDEAKVKEAKMICEEFEEFLTDVPKTTNLEKCSIEVTEKKPVFVKPRPIPHAMVETVEKEIEEMLKLHVIEPANSPYNSPIVLIKKKDGKYRFCFDLRALNNVVVFDAEPITDVDHLFQSLGKAKYFSKLDLTKGYWAIPIEEKDRDKDNHGTDYMSRASYDE